One Aspergillus oryzae RIB40 DNA, chromosome 2 genomic window carries:
- a CDS encoding hydrogen/calcium exchanger domain-containing protein (Ca2+/H+ antiporter VCX1 and related proteins), producing the protein MRMSYKYRRQARNLAWYDQDGEPSTHNPFKKFRRQRPRRTDSIQLESKLTPIRTAGDVPLDEERRRRRDMTDGLVGPEHSDTFPPESSGTDQGTPYRAGREPSMHSNEPINIPAQTGLDEDQMGGPRKRRTFASGFGDKSLDGDMNSNSAEDVKEKPKFTAMGQLKATLFNSWVNVLLLAAPAGIALNYVDVDPVAVFVVNFIAIIPLAAMLGYATEEIAMRTGETIGGLLNASFGNAVELIVAIIALVDDEVVIVQTSLIGSMLSNLLLVMGMCFFFGGVNRLEQHFNPVVAQTAASLLALAVGCLIIPTAFHNWSGGKSMNSPLGYQMLIRLQQATVVLQNSREVSYVRRQLTDHFSQIVGTSIIMLVVYGCYLFFQLGSHTEMYNSPSPKVEKRRGKVNEGDTHRGIAQIGKMTATLAGQNAQQMQLQDPDEEEEEPQLSIWVAVLTLAIATALVALCAEFMVDSINAITDRGGISKTFVGLILLPIVGNAAEHATAVTVACKDKMDLAIGVAVGSSMQIALLVLPLIIVIGWGMGNNDMTLYFDAFQVILLFVAVLLSQVNYLIADGKSHWLEGVLLMMMYLIIAVAAWKRCKLDTKTSEDF; encoded by the exons ATGCGTATGTCAT ACAAATATCGACGTCAAGCTAGGAACCTGGCATGGTATGACCAGGATGGTGAGCCGTCAACTCACAATCCCTTCAAGAAATTTCGACGCCAACGGCCGCGCCGAACGGATTCTATCCAGCTCGAGAGCAAGCTTACTCCCATCCGCACTGCAGGAGATGTGCCCCTTGACGAGGAGCGTCGCCGGCGGAGGGATATGACAGACGGCTTGGTAGGCCCAGAGCATTCGGATACTTTCCCTCCAGAGTCGTCTGGTACCGATCAGGGTACTCCCTATAGAGCGGGACGTGAGCCGTCAATGCACAGCAATGAACCTATTAACATTCCAGCCCAAACCGGACTGGATGAAGATCAGATGGGAGGACCTCGAAAGAGGAGGACCTTCGCGAGCGGATTTGGGGATAAATCTCTAGATGGGGACATGAATTCGAACTCGGCAGAAGATGTCAAGGAGAAGCCGAAGTTTACCGCCATGGGACAGTTAAAAGCGACTCTCTTCAATTCCTGGGTCAACGTCCTCTTACTTGCTGCTCCAGCTGGAA TCGCATTGAACTATGTCGATGTTGATCCAGTTGCTGTGTTCGTGGTGAACTTTATTGCCATTAT CCCTCTTGCAGCTATGTTGGGTTACGCGACAGAAGAGATTGCCATGCG CACTGGCGAAACCATCGGTGGCCTACTCAACGCAAGTTTTGG TAATGCCGTCGAACTAATTGTGGCTATTATTGCGCTGGTCGACGATGAAGTCGTGATTGTACAGACTTCCCTTATTGGAAGTATGTTGTCGAACCTTCTCCTCGTTATGGGAAtgtgtttcttctttggagGCGTCAACCGCCTGGAGCAGCATTTCAACCCGGTCGTTGCCCAAACAGCAGCCAGTCTTCTTGCGTTGGCAGTGGGATGCTTAATTATTCCCACTGCCTTCCACAACTGGTCCGGTGGTAAGTCAATGAACAGCCCCCTGGGATATCAAATGCTAATTCGACTCCAGCAGGCGACAGTGGTGTTGCAGAACTCTCGCGAGGTAAGTTACGTTCGCAGGCAGCTCACGGATCATTTCTCACAAATTGTAGGAACCAGTATTATTATGCTGGTCGTATACGGATgctatcttttcttccagttGGGCTCGCACACGGAGATGTACAATAGCCCGAGTCCCAAAGTTGAGAAGAGACGTGGGAAAGTGAACGAGGGTGACACTCATCGGGGAATCGCACAGATAGGCAAAATGACTGCCACCTTAGCGGGACAGAACGCACAGCAAATGCAGCTGCAAGACcccgacgaggaggaggaggagcctcAGCTAAGCATCTGGGTGGCTGTGCTGACCTTGGCTATCGCGACGGCCCTAGTCGCGCTGTGCGCTGAGTTCATG GTTGATTCTATCAATGCGATTACGGACCGCGGCGGTATCTCCAAGACCTTTGTGGGATTGATTCTCCTTCCGATTGTGGGCAACGCGGCGGAACATGCTACGGCCGTGACGGTGGCATGCAAGGACAAAATGGACTTAGCAATCGGCGTGGCCGTAGGGTCCAGCATGCAAATCGCATTGTTGGTGCTTCCGCTGATCATTGTGATTGGATGGGGCATGG GCAACAATGACATG ACTTTGTACTTCGACGCATTCCAAGTGATTCTGCTATTTGTTGCCGTTCTGCTG AGCCAGGTAAACTATCTCATCGCCGACGGAAAATCCCATTGGCTTGAGGGCGTCCTCCTAATGATGATGTACTTAATTATTGCCGTGGCAGCTTG GAAGAGATGCAAGCTTGATACGAAGACTTCCGAAGACTTCTAA
- a CDS encoding putative MFS transporter (synaptic vesicle transporter SVOP and related transporters (major facilitator superfamily)), giving the protein MGQPDLESQTPKTIDGATKEKEEKGSKVEKGYGLPLWRKCIILFVVSWMTLAVTFSSTSLLPATPEIAEEFNTTTETLNITNAGVLLAMGFSSLIWGPLNNLIGRRLSYNIAIFMLCVCSAATGAAVDLKMFTAFRVLSGLTGTSFMVSGQTILADIFEPVVRGTAVGFFMAGSVSGPAIGPCIGGLIVTFSSWRNIYWLQVGMTGFGLVLAILFVPEIKQESKEEPEEKEKRTVLSALRLFNPLRIFRQWVYPNVFFSDLTCGLLATFQYSLLTSARSIFNPRFHLTTALISGLFYLAPGAGFLIGSIIGGKLSDRTVRKYIVRRGFRLPQDRLNSGLVTLFAVLPVSALIYGWTLQEEKGGMVVPILAAFFAGWGLMGSFNTLNTYVAEALPHKRSEVIAGKYIIQYIFSAGSSALVVPIINAIGVGWTFTICVIFSIIGGLLTMATARWGLDMQQWVERKFRIHDKPGF; this is encoded by the exons ATGGGTCAACCCGATCTTGAATCTCAAACCCCCAAAACTATAGACGGGGCcacgaaagagaaggaagagaaaggcagCAAAGTTGAAAAGGGTTACGGTCTTCCTTTGTGGCGGAAAtgtatcatcctcttcgtcgtcagTTGGATGACTCTTGCCGTTACCTTCTCGAGCacatctcttcttcctgcaaCCCCCGAGATCGCCGAGGAGTTCAACACCACCACTGAGaccctcaacatcaccaatGCCGGCGTTTTGCTGGCTATGGGCTTCTCGTCGCTTATCTGGGGTCCCTTGAATAATCTGATTGGAAGAAGGCTCTCGTATAACATTGCGATCTTCATGCTCTGTGTGTGTTCGGCAGCGACGGGGGCTGCAGTAGACTTGAAGATGTTTACGGCTTTTCGAGTGTTGAGCGGTTTGACGGGGACGTCATTCATGGTATCGGGACAGACCATTCTGGCGGACATTTTTGAACCG GTTGTCCGTGGTACAGCCGTGGGATTCTTTATGGCTGGATCTGTCTCCGGTCCTGCAATTGGGCCCTGTATCGGAGGCctcatcgtcaccttctccagctgGCGCAATATCTACTGGCTCCAAGTCGGCATGACAGGATTCGGCCTGGTTCTAGCCATTCTCTTCGTCCCCGAAATCAAACAGGAATCCAAAGAGGAAcccgaagaaaaagagaagaggacaGTACTTTCCGCCCTACGCCTCTTCAATCCCCTCCGAATCTTCAGACAATGGGTCTATCCCAacgtcttcttctcc GACCTAACCTGCGGTCTCCTCGCCACATTCCAATACTCGCTCCTCACATCCGCCCGCTCAATCTTCAATCCCCGCTTCCACCTCACAACAGCACTCATCTCCGGCCTCTTCTACCTCGCCCCAGGAGCTGGCTTCCTGATCGGCAGCATCATCGGCGGCAAACTCTCCGACCGTACCGTCCGCAAGTACATCGTCCGTCGCGGCTTCCGATTGCCCCAGGATCGCCTCAACTCCGGCCTCGTCACCCTGTTCGCCGTGCTACCCGTTTCGGCGCTGATCTACGGCTGGACCctgcaggaggagaagggtggTATGGTCGTGCCGATTTTGGCGGCGTTTTTTGCAGGTTGGGGGCTTATGGGCAGTTTTAATACTTTGAACACTTATGTTGCTG AGGCTCTGCCGCATAAGCGCTCCGAAGTCATCGCTGGAAAGTATATCATCCAGTATATCTTTTCGGCGGGGAGTAGTGCGCTTGTGGTGCCGATTATTAATGCCATTGGGGTTGGGTGGACTTTTACCATTT GTGTGATCTTTTCCATCATCGGTGGTCTGTTAACGATGGCTACCGCGCGATGGGGTCTGGATATGCAACAATGGGTGGAGAGGAAGTTCCGCATTCATGATAAACCAGGGTTTTGA
- a CDS encoding glycoside hydrolase family 72 protein (predicted protein) has translation MSTRRSRLLADAEGNKLFYSNNGTEFFIRGVAYQRYGNESNGDYTDPLSDPKKCERDIPYLKELRTNVIRTYAVDPKADHTECMKMLDDAGIYLITDLSSPSESINRNDPKWDVDLYSRYTSVVDAFANYTNVIGFFAGNEVANDKNNTNSIAFVKGAVRDMKKYIKAKKYRESLLIGYATDDDASIRDDLKNYLVCGESDAMIDMFGYNIYEWCGDSSFETSGYKERTEEFKDFPVPAFFSEYGCNDPKPRKFTDTPVLYGPKMNNVWSGGIVYMYFQEANDYGLVKVDGDSVKTRDDFSNLSEQIQKATATGVNSASYTAPAAATASCPAVGKDWEATSELPPSPNPDLCSCMVDSLSCVVKDSVKEDDYEDLFNYICAKDGMCDGIQKDGTKGKYGAYSVCSPKQQLSFVMNQWYEKSSNKDQACDFNGSGHTQSASKSDGQCSDLLKQAGSAGTGSVTASPTAGSAAAGSTSSSTSSADSAAGAVSPMAVKVGGWQFGAYIMTAFVAGAGMLLL, from the exons ATGTCAACGAGAAGGTCCCGCCTCCTTGCTGATGCTGAG GGGAACAAACTCTTCTATTCCAACAATGGCACTGAATT CTTCATCCGTGGTGTTGCCTATCAGC GCTACGGTAACGAATCCAACGGCGACTACACCGACCCTCTGTCCGACCCCAAGAAGTGCGAGCGTGATATCCCTTACCTGAAGGAACTGCGGACCAACGTCATCCGTACCTATGCCGTTGACCCCAAGGCCGACCACACTGAGTGCATGAAGATGCTTGACGACGCCGGCATCTACCTTATCACCGATCTGTCCTCCCCTTCGGAGTCGATCAACCGTAACGACCCCAAGTGGGACGTGGACCTGTACTCCCGCTACACTAGCGTTGTCGATGCCTTCGCCAACTACACCAATGTTATTGGTTTCTTTGCCGGTAACGAGGTCGCCAACGACAAGAACAATACCAACTCTATTGCATTCGTCAAGGGCGCTGTTCGTGACATGAAGAAGTatatcaaggccaagaagtaCCGTGAATCCCTGCTCATCGGTTACGCCACCGACGATGACGCTAGCATCCGTGATGACCTGAAGAACTACCTCGTTTGCGGTGAGAGCGATGCCATGATCGACATGTTCGGTTACAACATCTACGAATGGTGCGGCGATTCGTCCTTCGAGACCTCTGGTTACAAGGAGCGCACTGAGGAATTCAAGGATTTCCCTGTTCCGGCATTCTTCTCCGAGTATGGATGCAACGACCCTAAACCTCGCAAGTTCACCGATACCCCTGTCCTGTACGGCCCCAAGATGAACAACGTCTGGAGCGGTGGTATCGTCTACATGTACTTCCAGGAGGCCAACGACTATGGATTGGTGAAGGTCGATGGTGACAGCGTCAAGACTCGCGATGACTTCTCTAACCTCTCTGAGCAAATCCAGAAGGCCACTGCCACTGGCGTCAACAGCGCCAGCTACACTGcccctgctgctgctaccgCATCCTGCCCTGCGGTTGGCAAGGACTGGGAAGCCACCAGTGAActccctccttctcctaACCCGGATCTGTGCTCCTGCATGGTTGATTCCTTGTCTTGCGTCGTTAAGGATTCCGTCAAGGAAGACGACTACGAGGACCTGTTTAACTACATCTGCGCCAAGGATGGAATGTGCGATGGTATCCAGAAGGACGGCACCAAGGGCAAGTACGGAGCGTACAGTGTGTGCTCTCCCAAGCAGCAGCTCTCCTTCGTCATGAACCAGTGGTACGAGAAGAGCTCCAACAAAGACCAAGCCTGTGACTTCAATGGTTCGGGCCACACCCAGAGCGCCTCCAAGAGCGATGGCCAGTGCTCTGACCTGCTGAAGCAGGCCGGCAGCGCTGGTACTGGCAGTGTCACCGCTTCTCCCACTGCCGGAAGTGCCGCCGCTGGCAgcacctcctcttccacctccagCGCCGACAGCGCTGCCGGTGCCGTGAGCCCAATGGCCGTCAAGGTTGGCGGTTGGCAGTTCGGAGCTTACATCATGACTGCCTTTGTTGCCGGTGCTGGAATGCTCCTGCTGTAA